The DNA segment ATGGACTGAAGCTCCCCTATTGTAGTGTACCAGAATACAAAGATATCGTGTTTGTGAATGAGGAAGTGTAAAAAGACGTTTCGTTTCAACTTGGGTGAGGAAATGATGTAGAGCTTCCCACCAaatctgctgctgctgctgtccAAGCTGAGACTGTGTAAAGAGGTTGATCCAACCAACTCAAAGTCAGAGATGTGGCGGCCCCATCTCGACCATTCTTCTCGACTCTATAATTCTCATTCGAATACATCTTTAACAGCATTTGGCTCTGAAGTAGTTCCCTTTCACTCATTTCCATGCACCGGAAACCACCATGCTCCATCAACTGTTGCCACTTGCCAAAGCTCTCGTGCCTTTCAAATCTGTCTCGTCCTTCACAAGCCACAATATTCTTGATTTCAGACCCAAACATTTCCTCTATCTTGATTCTCATTGGACTATCCAGTGGAAGGCTTGAATCAATCGAGTCAAAAATGGCCGAATAGTACTTCAATGAATTGGATACCCTTGAATCCAAGTTGAGTTCATTATGTGCCGCTTCTTGTTCTGCCATTATAATTGCTTCAGCTTTTGTGCTCCGAATCAAATCCAAGAAGTCCCTCAGCATTCCTCCAGTACTATCATACAGCAGCTTGTGGACCTGGAATACACAATTTACAGCCACGCTTTCTTTCTCCTTAACATGAAGCATCCATAACCGCACGTCCTCCAACCTATCAACTACTGGATGGAATTCAAAAGGCAGATCCAGTGCTGCAGCAAATCCAGCAAGTCTATCACCTGTTTCGATCAGTTCTTGTTTTGACTCACCAATACCAGTGATTCTGATGTGGCTAGGTGGATTACCCCTTGAAGCCAAACTATGAAACAAACCAGGCCACTGCAGCCCTTGCTTTATATCGAAATCTATTATGTGAACCCTGTCCTTCCCTTCAAAAGTTCTCAACAGAATCTCATTGGATGTGAAATGAATGAACTTTGGAATTGGGCTCACATGGTTCAAAAGCCTCAATGCGGTGCCACCACTAATATCATCAGCGCGATCAAACTCACGAAGGAATGTTGCAATGTGGAAGGTTTGTGGCCACAGCCTTGCAACACGCAAAGCTAGAGCCTCCGTAAAATATGCCGCAAGGCGATGTATAGGGGAGCCACCTATTGGAGAAGCAAGCTCCCCTAGTCTGGCAAGACAATGGTTGATTGCAGCAATATTCTTTGAGCCTATTTGTTCAACACAAGAT comes from the Henckelia pumila isolate YLH828 chromosome 1, ASM3356847v2, whole genome shotgun sequence genome and includes:
- the LOC140875253 gene encoding scarecrow-like protein 28, which gives rise to MLAGCSSTLLSPRHRLRREASAQFQACHFPTMSTQRLDLPCTYVRKEASRSQPIRPVGLSIEAPIEAKTTGCSLRQGIKLPPAATTEGRREKKVEFWDKGKVLKKKKRYAEKISYDEENFISPMKRKKGNGKSDGMPKEEGNLNFRQLGGESFWFQPGFNVPRSIPLSAAGLDTPQVTFPVSCSREEERVCFMPGDMSVPPLPPLSNIPWFDSVVITDLGDKNVEARYGPEKEASGSSSTSSDSHGLVLRLSDAPVEREIGNGSSPPNPSESAEAIVAGNNGKNAHQERECIELVSLLISCVEQIGSKNIAAINHCLARLGELASPIGGSPIHRLAAYFTEALALRVARLWPQTFHIATFLREFDRADDISGGTALRLLNHVSPIPKFIHFTSNEILLRTFEGKDRVHIIDFDIKQGLQWPGLFHSLASRGNPPSHIRITGIGESKQELIETGDRLAGFAAALDLPFEFHPVVDRLEDVRLWMLHVKEKESVAVNCVFQVHKLLYDSTGGMLRDFLDLIRSTKAEAIIMAEQEAAHNELNLDSRVSNSLKYYSAIFDSIDSSLPLDSPMRIKIEEMFGSEIKNIVACEGRDRFERHESFGKWQQLMEHGGFRCMEMSERELLQSQMLLKMYSNENYRVEKNGRDGAATSLTLSWLDQPLYTVSAWTAAAADLVGSSTSFPHPS